One genomic region from Electrophorus electricus isolate fEleEle1 chromosome 25, fEleEle1.pri, whole genome shotgun sequence encodes:
- the LOC113574314 gene encoding E3 ubiquitin-protein ligase TRIM39-like isoform X2, whose translation MTTEGCSTVASHSLGSLVNPNRGGKSKQNCSSQPFIKPQLKLSDQIRAKILKHLHFKILNPQETNIPVFQKEAQWHLQQTDFSIDDSRCILKDLAAELDRIVQLKDTTIVSRVSNAYINEEESSTLILEWADELRSLQQTSKGESMKIAEELKAATDQQASDMQQRLKDGKRIISDWIRKSSRVSQNFAKPHFTAEHKAVITDLCKQWKKGQQTNMLPVMDFIIRCIPQKNKPEQSILQLWFKTEQKFAKTGHMRIPALVWNWITKPSAKVTLDPNTANPTLMLSQDERSVRTKTHKETNSSLLFQRKCNQYDCWPCVQAKQGYLTGRHYWEVDVKKKYDWRIGVVKESAPRNGFVHMNTTRGYWTLRLQLGSLIAMTDPITKLNQFNPSKIGVYLDIEEDHLSFYDTEKMKHIYTFKTDFSKSGKIYPVFGTVETDRPLKIM comes from the exons ATGACCACAg AAGGCTGCAGCACTGTCGCCTCCCACAGTCTTGGAAGTCTGGTCAATCCgaacagagggggaaaaagtaaacaaaactgcTCCTCACAGCCATTTATCAAACCACAATTGAAG CTGAGCGATCAAATTCGTGCaaagattttaaaacatctgCATTTTAAG ATTTTAAATCCGCAAGAGACAAACATACCAGTTTTCCAAAAGGAGGCTCAGTGGCATCTACAACAAACAGATTTCTCCATAGATGACTCCAGGTGTATCCTCAAAGACTTAGCAGCTGAGTTGGACAGAATTGTTCAG CTTAAAGACACCACCATAGTGTCTCGAGTGAGTAATGCTTACATAAATGAAGAGGAAAGTTCCACTCTGATCCTGGAGTGGGCTGATGAGCTACGATCATTACAGCAAACCAGCAAAGGAGAATCCATGAAG ATAGCAGAAGAGCTAAAGGCTGCTACAGATCAACAAGCATCAGATATGCAACAGAGATTAAAAGATGGAAAAAGAATAATCTCTGATTGGATAAGGAAATCTTCAAGGGTTTCACAG aattTTGCTAAGCCACATTTCACAGCGGAGCATAAAGCTGTGATTACAGATCTGTGTAAGCAGTGGAAGAAAGGACAGCAGACCAACATGCTGCCAGTCATGGACTTCATCATAAGATGCATTCCACAGAAAAACAAGCCCGAG CAGTCCATCCTTCAACTGTGGTTCAAGACCGAGCAGAAGTTTGCAAAAACAG GTCATATGCGTATCCCTGCTCTAG tatGGAACTGGATTACGAAGCCATCAG cTAAAGTTACTCTAGATCCAAACACAGCAAACCCAACTCTCATGCTGTCTCAGGATGAGCGTTCTGTGAGAACGAAGACCCATAAAGAGACTAATTCAAGCCTTCTATTCCAAAGAAAATGTAATCAGTATGATTGTTGGCCATGTGTCCAAGCAAAACAGGGCTACCTTACAGGCAGGCATTACTGGGAGGTGGATGTAAAGAAGAAATATGATTGGAGAATAGGTGTAGTGAAGGAGTCAGCACCACGTAATGGATTTGTTCATATGAACACAACAAGAGGGTACTGGACTCTACGCCTGCAGCTTGGCTCCCTGATTGCTATGACTGATCCAATCACCAAACTCAATCAGTTTAATCCCTCTAAGATAGGAGTGTATCTAGATATAGAGGAGGACCATCTTTCATTCTAtgacacagagaaaatgaaacatatatACACCTTTAAAACAGACTTCAGTAAGTCTGGGAAAATCTACCCTGTGTTTGGTacagtggagacagacagaccattGAAGATTATGTAA
- the LOC113574314 gene encoding E3 ubiquitin-protein ligase TRIM7-like isoform X1: MTTEGCSTVASHSLGSLVNPNRGGKSKQNCSSQPFIKPQLKLSDQIRAKILKHLHFKILNPQETNIPVFQKEAQWHLQQTDFSIDDSRCILKDLAAELDRIVQLKDTTIVSRVSNAYINEEESSTLILEWADELRSLQQTSKGESMKQIAEELKAATDQQASDMQQRLKDGKRIISDWIRKSSRVSQNFAKPHFTAEHKAVITDLCKQWKKGQQTNMLPVMDFIIRCIPQKNKPEQSILQLWFKTEQKFAKTGHMRIPALVWNWITKPSAKVTLDPNTANPTLMLSQDERSVRTKTHKETNSSLLFQRKCNQYDCWPCVQAKQGYLTGRHYWEVDVKKKYDWRIGVVKESAPRNGFVHMNTTRGYWTLRLQLGSLIAMTDPITKLNQFNPSKIGVYLDIEEDHLSFYDTEKMKHIYTFKTDFSKSGKIYPVFGTVETDRPLKIM; encoded by the exons ATGACCACAg AAGGCTGCAGCACTGTCGCCTCCCACAGTCTTGGAAGTCTGGTCAATCCgaacagagggggaaaaagtaaacaaaactgcTCCTCACAGCCATTTATCAAACCACAATTGAAG CTGAGCGATCAAATTCGTGCaaagattttaaaacatctgCATTTTAAG ATTTTAAATCCGCAAGAGACAAACATACCAGTTTTCCAAAAGGAGGCTCAGTGGCATCTACAACAAACAGATTTCTCCATAGATGACTCCAGGTGTATCCTCAAAGACTTAGCAGCTGAGTTGGACAGAATTGTTCAG CTTAAAGACACCACCATAGTGTCTCGAGTGAGTAATGCTTACATAAATGAAGAGGAAAGTTCCACTCTGATCCTGGAGTGGGCTGATGAGCTACGATCATTACAGCAAACCAGCAAAGGAGAATCCATGAAG CAGATAGCAGAAGAGCTAAAGGCTGCTACAGATCAACAAGCATCAGATATGCAACAGAGATTAAAAGATGGAAAAAGAATAATCTCTGATTGGATAAGGAAATCTTCAAGGGTTTCACAG aattTTGCTAAGCCACATTTCACAGCGGAGCATAAAGCTGTGATTACAGATCTGTGTAAGCAGTGGAAGAAAGGACAGCAGACCAACATGCTGCCAGTCATGGACTTCATCATAAGATGCATTCCACAGAAAAACAAGCCCGAG CAGTCCATCCTTCAACTGTGGTTCAAGACCGAGCAGAAGTTTGCAAAAACAG GTCATATGCGTATCCCTGCTCTAG tatGGAACTGGATTACGAAGCCATCAG cTAAAGTTACTCTAGATCCAAACACAGCAAACCCAACTCTCATGCTGTCTCAGGATGAGCGTTCTGTGAGAACGAAGACCCATAAAGAGACTAATTCAAGCCTTCTATTCCAAAGAAAATGTAATCAGTATGATTGTTGGCCATGTGTCCAAGCAAAACAGGGCTACCTTACAGGCAGGCATTACTGGGAGGTGGATGTAAAGAAGAAATATGATTGGAGAATAGGTGTAGTGAAGGAGTCAGCACCACGTAATGGATTTGTTCATATGAACACAACAAGAGGGTACTGGACTCTACGCCTGCAGCTTGGCTCCCTGATTGCTATGACTGATCCAATCACCAAACTCAATCAGTTTAATCCCTCTAAGATAGGAGTGTATCTAGATATAGAGGAGGACCATCTTTCATTCTAtgacacagagaaaatgaaacatatatACACCTTTAAAACAGACTTCAGTAAGTCTGGGAAAATCTACCCTGTGTTTGGTacagtggagacagacagaccattGAAGATTATGTAA
- the LOC113574314 gene encoding uncharacterized protein LOC113574314 isoform X4 — MTTEGCSTVASHSLGSLVNPNRGGKSKQNCSSQPFIKPQLKLSDQIRAKILKHLHFKILNPQETNIPVFQKEAQWHLQQTDFSIDDSRCILKDLAAELDRIVQLKDTTIVSRVSNAYINEEESSTLILEWADELRSLQQTSKGESMKQIAEELKAATDQQASDMQQRLKDGKRIISDWIRKSSRVSQNFAKPHFTAEHKAVITDLCKQWKKGQQTNMLPVMDFIIRCIPQKNKPEQSILQLWFKTEQKFAKTGHMRIPALVWNWITKPSGGLRATVC; from the exons ATGACCACAg AAGGCTGCAGCACTGTCGCCTCCCACAGTCTTGGAAGTCTGGTCAATCCgaacagagggggaaaaagtaaacaaaactgcTCCTCACAGCCATTTATCAAACCACAATTGAAG CTGAGCGATCAAATTCGTGCaaagattttaaaacatctgCATTTTAAG ATTTTAAATCCGCAAGAGACAAACATACCAGTTTTCCAAAAGGAGGCTCAGTGGCATCTACAACAAACAGATTTCTCCATAGATGACTCCAGGTGTATCCTCAAAGACTTAGCAGCTGAGTTGGACAGAATTGTTCAG CTTAAAGACACCACCATAGTGTCTCGAGTGAGTAATGCTTACATAAATGAAGAGGAAAGTTCCACTCTGATCCTGGAGTGGGCTGATGAGCTACGATCATTACAGCAAACCAGCAAAGGAGAATCCATGAAG CAGATAGCAGAAGAGCTAAAGGCTGCTACAGATCAACAAGCATCAGATATGCAACAGAGATTAAAAGATGGAAAAAGAATAATCTCTGATTGGATAAGGAAATCTTCAAGGGTTTCACAG aattTTGCTAAGCCACATTTCACAGCGGAGCATAAAGCTGTGATTACAGATCTGTGTAAGCAGTGGAAGAAAGGACAGCAGACCAACATGCTGCCAGTCATGGACTTCATCATAAGATGCATTCCACAGAAAAACAAGCCCGAG CAGTCCATCCTTCAACTGTGGTTCAAGACCGAGCAGAAGTTTGCAAAAACAG GTCATATGCGTATCCCTGCTCTAG tatGGAACTGGATTACGAAGCCATCAG gtGGACTGAGAGCGACAgtgtgctga
- the LOC113574314 gene encoding E3 ubiquitin-protein ligase TRIM7-like isoform X3, which translates to MTTEGCSTVASHSLGSLVNPNRGGKSKQNCSSQPFIKPQLKLSDQIRAKILKHLHFKILNPQETNIPVFQKEAQWHLQQTDFSIDDSRCILKDLAAELDRIVQLKDTTIVSRVSNAYINEEESSTLILEWADELRSLQQTSKGESMKQIAEELKAATDQQASDMQQRLKDGKRIISDWIRKSSRVSQNFAKPHFTAEHKAVITDLCKQWKKGQQTNMLPVMDFIIRCIPQKNKPESILQLWFKTEQKFAKTGHMRIPALVWNWITKPSAKVTLDPNTANPTLMLSQDERSVRTKTHKETNSSLLFQRKCNQYDCWPCVQAKQGYLTGRHYWEVDVKKKYDWRIGVVKESAPRNGFVHMNTTRGYWTLRLQLGSLIAMTDPITKLNQFNPSKIGVYLDIEEDHLSFYDTEKMKHIYTFKTDFSKSGKIYPVFGTVETDRPLKIM; encoded by the exons ATGACCACAg AAGGCTGCAGCACTGTCGCCTCCCACAGTCTTGGAAGTCTGGTCAATCCgaacagagggggaaaaagtaaacaaaactgcTCCTCACAGCCATTTATCAAACCACAATTGAAG CTGAGCGATCAAATTCGTGCaaagattttaaaacatctgCATTTTAAG ATTTTAAATCCGCAAGAGACAAACATACCAGTTTTCCAAAAGGAGGCTCAGTGGCATCTACAACAAACAGATTTCTCCATAGATGACTCCAGGTGTATCCTCAAAGACTTAGCAGCTGAGTTGGACAGAATTGTTCAG CTTAAAGACACCACCATAGTGTCTCGAGTGAGTAATGCTTACATAAATGAAGAGGAAAGTTCCACTCTGATCCTGGAGTGGGCTGATGAGCTACGATCATTACAGCAAACCAGCAAAGGAGAATCCATGAAG CAGATAGCAGAAGAGCTAAAGGCTGCTACAGATCAACAAGCATCAGATATGCAACAGAGATTAAAAGATGGAAAAAGAATAATCTCTGATTGGATAAGGAAATCTTCAAGGGTTTCACAG aattTTGCTAAGCCACATTTCACAGCGGAGCATAAAGCTGTGATTACAGATCTGTGTAAGCAGTGGAAGAAAGGACAGCAGACCAACATGCTGCCAGTCATGGACTTCATCATAAGATGCATTCCACAGAAAAACAAGCCCGAG TCCATCCTTCAACTGTGGTTCAAGACCGAGCAGAAGTTTGCAAAAACAG GTCATATGCGTATCCCTGCTCTAG tatGGAACTGGATTACGAAGCCATCAG cTAAAGTTACTCTAGATCCAAACACAGCAAACCCAACTCTCATGCTGTCTCAGGATGAGCGTTCTGTGAGAACGAAGACCCATAAAGAGACTAATTCAAGCCTTCTATTCCAAAGAAAATGTAATCAGTATGATTGTTGGCCATGTGTCCAAGCAAAACAGGGCTACCTTACAGGCAGGCATTACTGGGAGGTGGATGTAAAGAAGAAATATGATTGGAGAATAGGTGTAGTGAAGGAGTCAGCACCACGTAATGGATTTGTTCATATGAACACAACAAGAGGGTACTGGACTCTACGCCTGCAGCTTGGCTCCCTGATTGCTATGACTGATCCAATCACCAAACTCAATCAGTTTAATCCCTCTAAGATAGGAGTGTATCTAGATATAGAGGAGGACCATCTTTCATTCTAtgacacagagaaaatgaaacatatatACACCTTTAAAACAGACTTCAGTAAGTCTGGGAAAATCTACCCTGTGTTTGGTacagtggagacagacagaccattGAAGATTATGTAA